A section of the Triticum dicoccoides isolate Atlit2015 ecotype Zavitan chromosome 7A, WEW_v2.0, whole genome shotgun sequence genome encodes:
- the LOC119330710 gene encoding heavy metal-associated isoprenylated plant protein 28-like has product MTIVEMQMNIDCDGCEDNVRKALLRLQGVHYVDVDRARDKVTVTGTASQKKVLRAARRTGKLAVLWPSAYDPGYHHAHAYAHAQPAYYHSYQAKPAAAAHAHRYYNSIPHGGYPAPAAQHGSASSYNYHVHGYYDSDLHGYHHEQSNDARSYFSDDNPTACSVM; this is encoded by the exons ATGACG ATCGTGGAGATGCAGATGAACATCGACTGCGACGGCTGCGAGGACAACGTGAGGAAGGCCCTTCTCAGGCTTCAAG GCGTGCACTATGTGGACGTGGACCGAGCGCGGGACAAGGTGACGGTGACGGGCACGGCGAGCCAGAAGAAGGTGCTGCGCGCGGCGCGGCGCACGGGGAAGCTCGCCGTGCTGTGGCCGTCGGCGTACGACCCGGGGTACCACCACGCCCACGCCTACGCTCACGCGCAGCCGGCCTACTACCACTCCTACCAAGccaagcccgccgccgccgcccacgcgcACCGCTACTACAACAGCATCCCGCACGGAGGGTACCCGGCGCCGGCGGCGCAGCACGGCAGCGCCAGCTCGTACAACTACCACGTCCATGGCTACTACGACTCGGACCTCCACGGGTACCACCACGAGCAGTCCAACGACGCGCGGAGCTACTTCAGCGACGACAACCCCACCGCCTGCTCCGTCATGTGA